CGCGGCCTGCTCGGCCTCCTCGGCGTCCGGGTCGATGTCGATGCAGTTGAGCTTGCCGGCGTTCACCTCGCGCAGGGCGATGGAGAGCGGCTTCTCCTGCGGGCCGGTCTCGACCAGCGGGCCGACGTGGTCGAGGAGGCCCTCGCCCAGCTGGGAGTAGTAGGCGTTGATCTGGCGGGCGCGCTTGGCCGCGAACAGCACCAGCTTGTACTTGGAGTCCGAACGGGTGAGCAGCTCGTCGATCGGCGGGTTGGTGATGCCTTCGGCGACGGGGTGGACAGTCACGGAGATACCT
The window above is part of the Friedmanniella luteola genome. Proteins encoded here:
- the rpoZ gene encoding DNA-directed RNA polymerase subunit omega translates to MTVHPVAEGITNPPIDELLTRSDSKYKLVLFAAKRARQINAYYSQLGEGLLDHVGPLVETGPQEKPLSIALREVNAGKLNCIDIDPDAEEAEQAAPQGPTLVEPA